The following proteins come from a genomic window of Lolium rigidum isolate FL_2022 chromosome 5, APGP_CSIRO_Lrig_0.1, whole genome shotgun sequence:
- the LOC124652740 gene encoding probable cyclic nucleotide-gated ion channel 14, producing the protein MFGSRVQDEVEMQRRTTNRIFPDERQDQPKLPFQAARVDRFAANKIDAKNFDKFKLLNEGNKPWEYGADPGSRMILNWNRVYLVACLFALFVDPFFYYLPFVRQEGNTSCIAKDRRLISTITALRSLADLFYLLNIVVKFHTAYVDPKSRVLGKGELIVDLKKIQRRYIRTYFLVDLLAAVPLPQVTVGLVMPGIKNPDYNIRNTTFALIIMIQYVLRMGLIVPLSNRIIKAAGVVTKSAWGGAAYNLLLYMLASHITGAVYYLLSVERQITCWNQQCLNETNISCNLNFINCEKAGSIGYLDWQSKTQVFNYCNAKADSPKFVYGMFSDALTKGAVSTSFREKYFYCLWWGLLQLSSSGNPLKTSAFIVENVFAIAIGAISLILFAQLIGKMQTYLQSVSKRLEEWRLRQRDMEEWMRHHQLPPYLQERVQRFVQVKWLATRGVEEESILQSLPADIRRDVQRHLCLDLVRRVPFFAEMDDQLLDAICERLVSFLCPEGTYISREGDPVNEMLFIIRGKLESSTTNGGRSNFFNSILLEPGHFAGEELLTWALLPKTNVHFPLSTRTVRSLTEVEAFALRAEDLKFVANQFRRLHSKKLQHTFRFYSHHWRTWAACFIQAAWRQHQRRKLSESLSRRESYSWWSEEHPVADKPKQEGTSGGGARTAAEGAAQMHKFGSASRRFRNDDSVIRRLQKPDEPDFSADHFD; encoded by the exons ATGTTCGGGTCCAGGGTCCAGGATGAGGTGGAGATGCAGCGGAGGACGACCAACAG GATCTTTCCTGACGAACGGCAGGACCAACCTAAGCTACCATTTCAAGCTGCGCGGGTCGACAGATTCGCAGCAAATAAGATAGATGCGAAGAACTTTGACAAGTTTAAGCTGTTGAATGAAGGCAACAAGCCATGGGAGTATGGCGCGGATCCCGGAAGCAGGATGATACTGAACTGGAACAGGGTGTACCTGGTGGCCTGCTTGTTTGCGCTTTTCGTTGATCCTTTCTTCTACTACCTGCCGTTTGTCAGACAAGAAGGGAACACTTCATGTATTGCCAAGGACCGGAGATTGATCTCAACTATCACAGCTCTGCGCTCGCTTGccgacttgttttacttgctgaacATTGTGGTCAAGTTTCATACTGCGTATGTGGACCCGAAGTCCAGAGTCCTTGGGAAGGGAGAGCTTATTGTGGACCTGAAGAAGATCCAGCGGCGATATATCAGGACATATTTTCTTGTTGACTTGCTTGCAGCTGTGCCACTTCCACAG GTTACCGTGGGGTTAGTCATGCCTGGGATAAAAAACCCAGATTATAACATCCGAAACACTACATTTGCTCTTATTATTATGATTCAGTATGTCTTAAGAATGGGTCTCATTGTACCATTGAGCAATCGAATTATCAAAGCTGCTGGAGTAGTTACAAAGTCAGCTTGGGGAGGAGCAGCATACAATCTTCTGCTCTACATGCTTGCAAGCCAT ATTACTGGAGCAGTATACTATCTTCTCTCTGTTGAACGGCAGATTACATGTTGGAATCAGCAGTGCCTTAATGAGACGAACATATCTTGCAACCTTAACTTTATAAACTGCGAAAAGGCTGGTTCTATTGGATATCTTGATTGGCAAAGTAAAACACAAGTATTTAACTACTGTAATGCGAAGGCTGATTCTCCAAAATTTGTCTACGGAATGTTCTCAGATGCATTGACTAAGGGTGCTGTCTCAACTTCATTCCGCGAGAAGTACTTCTATTGTCTGTGGTGGGGCTTGCTGCAACTTAG TTCAAGTGGAAATCCTCTTAAAACAAGTGCATTCATTGTAGAGAATGTATTTGCCATTGCAATCGGTGCTATCAGTCTCATTCTCTTTGCTCAGCTGATTGGCAAAATGCAG ACATACTTGCAGTCTGTAAGCAAAAGGCTTGAAGAGTGGAGATTGAGGCAAAGGGatatggaggagtggatgaggcatCACCAACTCCCACCCTATCTTCAAGAACGTGTCCAGCGGTTTGTTCAAGTTAAATGGCTTGCAACACGAGGCGTGGAAGAAGAATCGATTTTGCAATCTTTGCCTGCTGATATACGCCGGGATGTACAGCGCCATCTTTGCTTGGATCTTGTTCGACGT GTCCCCTTTTTCGCTGAGATGGACGACCAACTTCTCGATGCCATCTGCGAGCGGCTTGTGTCATTCCTGTGCCCGGAGGGCACATACATTTCTCGTGAGGGCGATCCCGTGAACGAGATGCTTTTCATCATCCGTGGCAAGCTGGAGAGCTCCACCACCAACGGAGGCCGGAGCAACTTCTTCAACTCTATCCTCCTAGAACCCGGTCATTTCGCTGGTGAGGAGCTGCTCACCTGGGCCCTGCTTCCCAAGACCAACGTCCACTTCCCACTCTCCACGAGGACCGTGCGGAGCCTCACGGAGGTGGAAGCCTTCGCCCTGCGGGCCGAGGACCTCAAATTCGTAGCGAACCAGTTCCGGAGGCTGCACAGTAAGAAGCTGCAGCACACATTCCGGTTCTACTCGCACCACTGGAGGACATGGGCGGCATGCTTCATCCAGGCGGCATGGCGGCAGCACCAGCGCAGGAAGCTGTCCGAGAGCCTGAGCCGGCGGGAGTCGTACTCATGGTGGTCAGAAGAACACCCTGTTGCTGATAAGCCTAAACAGGAGGGCACCTCGGGCGGCGGCGCAAGAACTGCCGCGGAGGGCGCCGCCCAGATGCACAAGTTTGGCTCCGCTTCCAGAAGGTTCCGCAACGACGACAGCGTGATCCGCAGGCTGCAGAAGCCCGACGAGCCCGATTTCTCCGCGGACCATTTCGACTGA
- the LOC124657590 gene encoding BTB/POZ domain-containing protein At3g05675-like: MMWAASARPKMGHRATSDVVVRLRTPEGRDEWLYCHSAVLAAGSGYFADRLSDAWPTCQILDSRYCVEVRCPDLDLSSHVNALRLLYAAEPVSRFGVRGALGVLRAAAHLACPRIAAACADYLESAPWDEADEEEILAAVPCLPGGAQYDRVLARLRPADPALATAIFLSAFRHATAAPSAASRELKSAAQEQLEYMLTEDDDAPLLAFDDTDAGNSVKSQVKDCVAGLLSRFSDFTSYALSKKMEPPCCSGESEVQQELYSFVSDISWVCQVLGKLEMMKCIAAYWVGASPDVVMAVEASCPGSLCLKTRVKVIEISAKVLEAVAFGNVVLPAEKRCLAVKVWIWFAGITKHLVDRANRGDDSESHNAKIGLDSEVWQGLESAITAIVMTLPSNTQAEILSGWLQLEHAAFLDLTEAFDAWCYRSKVARRRLSFLNNINPTP; this comes from the exons ATGATGTGGGCGGCGTCGGCGCGGCCGAAGATGGGCCACCGGGCGACGAGCGACGTGGTGGTGCGGCTGCGGACGCCGGAGGGCCGGGACGAGTGGCTCTACTGCCACTCCGCCGTGCTCGCCGCCGGGAGCGGCTACTTCGCCGACCGCCTCTCCGACGCCTGGCCGACCTGCCAGATCCTCGACTCCCGCTACTGCGTCGAGGTCCGCTGCCCGGACCTGGACCTCAGCTCCCACGTCAACGCGCTCCGCCTCCTctacgccgccgagcccgtctccCGCTTCGGCGTCCGCGGCGCGCTCGGCGTGCTCCGGGCCGCCGCGCACCTCGCCTGCCCCCGGatcgccgccgcctgcgccgacTACCTGGAGTCCGCGCCCTGGGAcgaggccgacgaggaggagatcCTCGCCGCCGTCCCGTGCCTCCCCGGCGGCGCACAGTACGACCGCGTCCTCGCGCGCCTCCGCCCTGCCGATCCGGCGCTGGCCACCGCCATCTTCCTCTCCGCGTTCCGccacgccacggccgcgccgtcgGCGGCGTCGCGGGAGCTCAAGTCCGCCGCGCAGGAGCAGCTCGAGTACATGctcaccgaggacgacgacgcgccCTTGCTCGCCTTCGACGACACCGACGCCGGCAACTCCGTGAAGTCTCAGGTGAAGGACTGCGTCGCGGGCTTACTGAGCAGGTTCAGCGATTTCACCAGCTATGCACTGTCGAAGAAGATGGAACCGCCTTGCTGCTCCGGCGAGAGCGAGGTTCAGCAGGAGCTCTATTCGTTCGTGTCAGATATCTCCTGGGTCTGCCAGGTCCTGGGCAAGCTGGAGATGATGAAATGCATTGCAGCCTACTGGGTCGGAGCATCGCCTGATGTTGTCATGGCTGTCGAGGCATCGTGCCCGGGTTCTTTATGTCTGAAGACCAGGGTGAAGGTTATAGAGATATCTGCAAAGGTTTTGGAGGCGGTCGCGTTCGGCAATGTGGTCCTCCCAGCAGAGAAACGGTGTCTTGCGGTGAAAGTTTGGATCTGGTTTGCAGGGATAACAAAGCATTTGGTCGATCGAGCCAACCGTGGTGACGACAGCGAAAGTCATAATG CAAAGATCGGCTTGGACAGCGAGGTCTGGCAGGGGTTAGAGTCTGCGATTACCGCAATTGTGATGACTCTGCCTTCGAACACACAGGCTGAGATTCTGTCAGGGTGGCTTCAGTTGGAGCATGCCGCGTTCCTGGACCTGACGGAGGCGTTCGATGCCTGGTGTTATAGATCGAAGGTTGCTAGAAGAAGGCTGTCTTTCTTGAACAACATCAATCCGACACCTTGA